In Candidatus Methanoperedens sp., a single genomic region encodes these proteins:
- the ftsZ gene encoding cell division protein FtsZ — MVNEKLAEFVKTAKPSVAVVGLGGAGCNITTWIHEKGMAGGKIIAANTDVNHLSTMSKADKLILLGEKLCKGHGCGGYPEMGAQATKENISEIKAELEGANLVFLVAGLGGGTGTGAIPVVAEVSREVGALTIACTTIPFKIEQFRREKAREAIKALTESCDSTIVIDNSKLREVAGNLPLKEALAVANALVGAFVKNITETITQPSLINLDYADLRAVMERGGISAIGIGEGDGEDRVAKAVSQAIAVPLLDISDMAATYGVLIHIVGGEDLTLEEVAVTGELIMDKVPNTKRVIWGAKVDDQLTGRVRVMAVLTGVKSPFMEGQ; from the coding sequence ATGGTTAACGAGAAGTTAGCAGAATTCGTAAAAACTGCAAAACCATCTGTGGCCGTAGTCGGGCTTGGTGGTGCAGGATGCAATATAACGACTTGGATTCACGAAAAGGGAATGGCTGGCGGCAAGATTATCGCAGCCAACACTGATGTAAATCACCTGAGTACAATGAGCAAGGCTGATAAGCTGATTTTACTTGGTGAGAAATTATGCAAGGGGCATGGATGCGGTGGATATCCTGAAATGGGTGCGCAGGCAACCAAAGAGAATATTTCAGAGATAAAAGCTGAATTAGAGGGGGCAAACCTCGTTTTCCTCGTTGCAGGATTGGGAGGAGGAACAGGTACAGGCGCGATCCCTGTCGTTGCAGAAGTGTCAAGAGAAGTCGGGGCACTTACAATCGCATGCACAACGATTCCTTTCAAGATTGAGCAGTTTAGAAGAGAGAAGGCAAGAGAAGCCATAAAGGCACTCACAGAAAGCTGCGATTCAACTATCGTGATCGATAACTCAAAGTTAAGGGAAGTGGCAGGAAACCTTCCTTTGAAAGAAGCACTCGCAGTCGCAAATGCACTTGTGGGCGCGTTCGTAAAGAACATAACCGAGACAATCACCCAGCCAAGCCTTATTAACCTTGACTATGCAGACCTTCGTGCTGTCATGGAGAGGGGCGGGATATCCGCTATTGGCATAGGCGAAGGCGACGGCGAGGACAGAGTGGCAAAAGCCGTATCACAGGCAATCGCTGTTCCATTGCTCGATATCTCCGACATGGCAGCAACGTATGGTGTGCTCATCCACATCGTGGGCGGCGAGGACTTAACTCTCGAAGAGGTCGCTGTAACTGGCGAGTTGATCATGGACAAGGTCCCGAATACCAAGAGGGTTATCTGGGGCGCAAAAGTGGATGATCAACTGACAGGCAGAGTACGTGTGATGGCGGTCTTGACAGGTGTCAAGAGCCCATTCATGGAAGGTCAGTAA